In Balearica regulorum gibbericeps isolate bBalReg1 chromosome 2, bBalReg1.pri, whole genome shotgun sequence, one DNA window encodes the following:
- the LOC104635025 gene encoding transmembrane protein 14C isoform X2 — protein MAVDWLGFGYAALVASGGLIGYAKAGSVPSLAAGLFFGSLAGLGAYQLSQNPNNVWISLITSGTLTAIMGTRFYNSGKFMPAGLIAGVSLLMVGRLALKMTEKSHDK, from the exons aTGGCCGTGGACTGGCTGGGCTTTGGCTACGCCGCTCTGGTGGCATCAGGAGGGCTCATTGGCTATGCAAAAGCAG GTAGTGTCCCGTCATTAGCTGCTGGCCTGTTCTTTGGGAGTTTGGCTGGACTGGGTGCCTATCAGCTCTCACAGAATCCAAATAATGTTTGGATTTCTCTGA TTACATCTGGAACACTGACTGCCATCATGGGAACAAGATTTTACAACTCTGGAAAATTCATGCCTGCAGGGCTAATTGCTGGTGTCAG TTTGCTAATGGTTGGAAGATTAGCACTGAAGATGACGGAAAAGTCCCATGATAAATAA
- the LOC104635025 gene encoding uncharacterized protein LOC104635025 isoform X1, whose translation MPQKKSNPNLSALPHTSTSGTGLGLGTHECSYKGALPRTEQAHENLVCTEVSPHLQAPGLARASIPPPRVSPAGGVTRSSAAGKGKFGAVRCSLASPSAVCSAPGCCGAGPPVFSMAVDWLGFGYAALVASGGLIGYAKAGSVPSLAAGLFFGSLAGLGAYQLSQNPNNVWISLITSGTLTAIMGTRFYNSGKFMPAGLIAGVSLLMVGRLALKMTEKSHDK comes from the exons atgccacaaaaaaaatccaaccccaaTTTGTCAGCTCTACCCCATACCTCCACTTCTGGTACAGGACTAGGATTGGGTACACACGAATGCAGTTATAAGGGAGCTTTGCCCCGCACTGAACAAGCACACGAAAACCTCGTCTGCACTGAAGTCTCTCCTCATTTGCAGGCACCCGGGCTTGCTCGGGCATCGATACCCCCCCCCCGGGTATCTCCTGCCGGGGGAGTTACCCGCAGCTCTGCAG CCGGAAAAGGAAAGTTTGGGGCGGTGCGTTGCTCCCTCGCCTCCCCTTCCGCAGTCTGCTCCGCCCCGGGTTGCTGTGGAGCGGGGCCGCCGG ttttcagtaTGGCCGTGGACTGGCTGGGCTTTGGCTACGCCGCTCTGGTGGCATCAGGAGGGCTCATTGGCTATGCAAAAGCAG GTAGTGTCCCGTCATTAGCTGCTGGCCTGTTCTTTGGGAGTTTGGCTGGACTGGGTGCCTATCAGCTCTCACAGAATCCAAATAATGTTTGGATTTCTCTGA TTACATCTGGAACACTGACTGCCATCATGGGAACAAGATTTTACAACTCTGGAAAATTCATGCCTGCAGGGCTAATTGCTGGTGTCAG TTTGCTAATGGTTGGAAGATTAGCACTGAAGATGACGGAAAAGTCCCATGATAAATAA